A stretch of the Melitaea cinxia chromosome 14, ilMelCinx1.1, whole genome shotgun sequence genome encodes the following:
- the LOC123659836 gene encoding uncharacterized protein LOC123659836, with protein MLLSKFTDYINCNLNDKKQVLALFIDFSRAFDTLDHQKLIKSLNNTGIQGYPLEWCSNYLKERYLSVKIQNWYSKDMKVTEGTAQGSVLGPVHFLAYVNDISRTLANCTTFQFADDTCLLVADSNINEPMEKLQIDFDALCRWCHDAGLVLNAQKTKLVHISSAHKRDILQKKIISRCHSCLHNQQLSMTYPNDCQPIEVVDNHTYLGLVIDRNLNWQPHINRICEKLRAFLANIVIIKNRISFYTRLLIYNAFITSVLSYGLSNYGRTYRTYLNSIRRLQIRIIKNIVPPKIKMDCANNDNLLFKICKTLPVHDLVNFNLLKEQFFNLDIQELKEHKIATRQVTNKKLNIPKIKNIYGKRTSAYLIPALVNDLDLELRNNLTPTNIKYILKMHFLNKL; from the coding sequence ATGCTTCTGTCCAAATTCACAGACTATATCAATTGTAATCTTAACGATAAGAAACAGGTTCTTGCACTTTTCATAGACTTCTCCCGGGCTTTCGATACCCTTGACCACCAAAAGctcattaaaagtttaaataatacagGAATACAGGGTTATCCTTTGGAATGGTGTAGCAATTATCTGAAGGAACGGTACTTAAGTGTTAAGATACAAAATTGGTATAGCAAGGACATGAAAGTTACTGAGGGTACAGCCCAGGGCTCAGTCCTCGGGCCTGTTCACTTTCTGGCGTATGTCAATGACATTAGTAGAACGCTGGCCAATTGCACCACCTTCCAATTTGCAGATGATACCTGCTTACTCGTTGCCgatagtaatataaatgaaCCAATGGAAAAATTACAGATAGATTTCGACGCTCTCTGCAGATGGTGCCACGATGCAGGATTGGTTCTAAATGcgcaaaaaacaaaattagtccACATTAGCTCAGCTCATAAAAGAGAcattcttcaaaaaaaaataatatcccgCTGTCACTCCTGCCTTCATAACCAACAATTATCTATGACTTATCCGAATGATTGCCAACCCATTGAGGTCGTAGACAACCACACATATCTTGGTCTTGTAATAGATCGCAACTTAAACTGGCAACCACATATTAATCGTATATGTGAAAAATTAAGAGCATTTTTGGCCAAcatcgtaataataaaaaaccgtaTTTCTTTCTATACACGCTTGCTTATTTATAATGCCTTTATAACATCTGTCTTGTCCTACGGGCTCAGTAATTATGGACGTACTTATCGCACTTACCTAAATAGTATTCGTCGATtgcaaataagaataattaaaaacattgtaccGCCTAAAATTAAAATGGACTGCGCTAATAATGATAATCTATTATTCAAAATCTGTAAAACACTTCCCGTTCACGACCttgtaaatttcaatttacttaAAGAACAATTCTTCAATTTGGATATTCAAGAGCTAAAGGAACACAAAATTGCCACACGTCaagtcacaaacaaaaaattaaatatacctaaaatcaaaaatatatacggcAAACGTACCAGCGCCTATCTCATTCCGGCTTTAGTCAACGATCTTGATCtagaattaagaaataatttaactccaacaaatataaaat